Within the Epinephelus lanceolatus isolate andai-2023 chromosome 22, ASM4190304v1, whole genome shotgun sequence genome, the region GGCTCAGTTGTTTGGTCACCAGAGATGGATCAATAGCTTTCACACCAGCGCAAACAGACCTGAGTTTGttttaaccaaaccaaacaagTTACATGTGAGAGCACCGTTAGTCACTGCTTTGGTATGAGGGGTACCCCAGGGCTCAATACTGGGCCCTCTTTTTCCCCTGCATATATTTTCCCTGAGACATTACATTCACCGTTTTTTTAATAatctttatgcagatgatacccAACTTATTATTTGTGTTAAAAACATACTGATGTTGTCCAGAATTTATTGATGGGAATCCTTGTAATAATGTCAGTcattgttatttgttttattgaccTTGTTGTTATAGGTCATCACAACCAAAGAGTGCTTTGGTCACATTTCAGCATgaacacatttctcctgttaGACTGAGTCAAATGTTTGATTTAACTTTTAAAGTTAATATTAATTGTAAGTATTTAGTAGTAAATATTTTCTCAGGCTGACAAAGACTGCTAATACCTTATTCCATAGTTTTACGATGTAGACCTGACagtgttgtatgtttgtgtgcactGGATCAACACGTGAAAGGTTGATCAGGGCTTCATGTTGACATTTCTCTCTGGGTCTCCTGATGAGAATAGACTGGGGACTGTAAAGTGTGTATTGTCACGTATTCTTCATGGAGGTTGGCTGCTTGACTCTGATGCAGCTTCCCCCTGACTGTCCAACCACAGGAGCTGCTACACAATGAACTGAGAGGCCAGTGTACCTGTTTCTGTCTGTAGGTTTCTTCTGTGGTTTTTGTCTGAGATGCTATAAAAGAAATTTAAATGAGTGCCTGAAGCTCCTGAAGCTCCTGAAGCTCCTGAAGCTGACAGGCTGAGATAGTTTCAGATCATGTCAGTTTATTAACTCAGTGTTTGCAGAACTCTCTGCTTGTGCTGCAAACATTAACCTGCAGGGTGATGAACTTcaaattaaatcattcagcagtGTTATCTGATTAAATGTGTGACAGCTATCAGTCAGTGTTAGTCAGTGTGAAATTAATTACCTTCTGCCTTTCCATGGTTTGTGATGACAGTATATACTGGCTGACATTGATCAGCTGCTCTGGTCTCTGCAGGCACTGAaacataatgataaaaaaactATCACTACTATTTTAACAGGAACACCAGTTTACTACAGTTATGTTGGTATCACTGTTTTTGTCTGCCAGTTACTAACAAGAATTGCAGTGTAAACATGACATACTTTGTACTTTACGACTGTGACATGAAACTGAGCATCAGTGTGTTAACAGCAAAATCTAGATGATCCTTATAAAAATGTTTGGTCTTGacgtgtttatgtttgttgtcattttcatgagACGTATGTGGAGCACGTTTGGCCTCATGATCCAGTTTGAGCTGAGCTGTACTCAACTGTTGCAGTCAGTTCTGGTATCACCTGGAGGCTGAAAGattcaacccagtctcactgcGAAGTTGTTGAAGTCTGGCACCTGTTTggtgacttctggtgtcagacaccgacaaaaGAAGCCATCCTTAAAAGTCGATGTGATACACTGTTATCGTTTAACGGTGCCGTTGGGAATCAGGGGAAATGTGatgggacaacaacaaaagttaaggtggcagaaGTCCAGGGAGGGTGgctgatggatgggtccaacaaccaccgacgttcacccaggaggccggtgttcacttcctataagattgtaaagccaaaccctgttcttttttcttgaactcaaccacgtgtgtgtgtgtgtcggctaaacgtaagcatgtgtgtgtgtcggctaaacgtaaccaaagagactgtatgcaaactgagGTTCTTACCTGCTCGTACAACAGAGAGCACTGGGGAGGaaatggaggagatggaggagagggaggagagtgaggagagtgaggagatggaggagagggaggagatggaggagagggaggagatggagtagatggaggagatggaggacaTGGAGAAGATGGAGTAGATGGAGGAGAGTGAGGAGATGGAgtagatggaggagatggaggagatggaggagagtgAGGAGCATCTGCCTGAACTgaacacaaaacaaagaaacaggaCAAAAGTCTATCAGGGACAAATAATCAGAGTTTATCAAGCAATAACAAACACCAGCAGGAGtgctgctgtgattggttggtcctcgtcacatgacatgtggtgcaCGCTGCGTTCCATAAAGTTACAAAGAGTGCGCCTGCTGTGCGTCTACATTGAAACCTTTGAGTGTGCATCATGCAGCATGTGTGCAGCTGCCTTAAAGTCCCAGTGCTGTTACACTGTACATCAGCACTGACTGAATGACCCCTGTCCAATCAGATCGCTCGGTCTGAACCAGCTGTTGTATTAATGCTCCTTGACTTTGATTTTACAAGTTTCTGAAATCTAACTCATGAAGGGATGTAAAGGTGAGTCTAATCAGGTGTATTCTGAATTTAAATGATTCATACCTCTGAGCTTCATGTAGAGGAGTCTCAGcatcaacagcagcagcagcatggccACAAGTAAAAGAGTGACAGTCATCCACAGCAGGGAGGAGACACGAGGGGAGTAACTGACAGGAGGACGAGTCTCTTCTTGGTATGCTGGACAGATAACAACATAAAGCGTGTGCTGTAACGATGACACATGGAAATACATGTGTGAAGGAACGCAGGATGAGAATGAAGGATAAAAGATACAGCTCAACTGTGTAAAGTCTCCTTtaagacaaaacattttacacaaCATAAAAGAAGTGAGCCTCGACTCAGAGAAGGTTCACACCTGTGGAAACATGAATGTCTCACCTGTGACAGCCAGTCGGCTCTGTGGTGACTCTCCAGCTCCAGAGATGTGACACCTGTAGAGTCCTTCATCAGACTTGGACACACTGCTGATGGTCATGTTTCCTGTGGAGCTGCTCCTGATGAGGCGGCCATCTTTATAGAAATCAGCTGTGAAGTTGGACGCCATCTTGTTTCTGCAGCACAGAGAGACATCATCTCCCTCCGTCACAGGACTAACAGGACTCTGCAGGATCACTGAACCAGCTGATCGACAGGTGacaggtcaaaaggtcaaaatgAAAGTAATGTGATTTTTACCTTTTTTACACTAAATGCTAATTAAATATTAAGTATGAAGCACGTTTACGTTCGTTGTgtttaaataataaatcaataatatTCAGACAGCTATGAAGGAGGATTAGGGCCACGTAAAGGAAAAAATCTTAGCTTTCAAACATTAAGTCAAAATATTAGGACGTTGTTCTTGTAGATCTTTGACTTCAAATCTACAGTTTCTTTCCTCAACACGTCCCTCGTCCTCCTGCCCCAGTGATTAGGTTCATATTGGCCaactgtatttcatgtcttgtcCCAACATGTGGCAGTGTTCATGTGTGAAACAATAAGTTAAGGATATCTAAAGTACTCATATTTCACAACATCAGTCATTAAGATTTTAAGTAGGTACCGCTCACTACGATGCTGACAGTGCTGCTTTCCTTTCCTCCAGCTTCACACCAGTATTCTCCGCTGTCTGTTGAGAAGGCCGTCGTGATGGTGCAGGGTCCTTTGGTCTCCCAGTTTGTGTTACAGAAGGTTTTGATGTCCTTGATCCTCCTCATCACCCTCCACTGAGTCGAGTCATGAGGAAAGCCCTCGCAGTTTACAAAGACTGACTCGTATTCAAAGACCTGCAGTCTGGATGGGACGATGCGAAGAACAGATGCGtctgagaaagagaagaagggaGGGATCAGTAACTGTTCTTTATTTACTATTCTAGTAAAATGACAGAACAACAAGGGAGAGATGTTAAAGACACTGAATGAAAAACTCTTTCTAATCGTTTAAACTAACTGGATCTGACAAATATTGACGAGGTGAACATCTACAGTCTGATATAACGGCACCATGAGAGACCAGTAATCACCACTTCATGGTAACTTACCAGCACTGTGGGAACAGTTGTCTTTAACCTGtgcaggctgcagcagcagcagcagcagcagcagcagcaggaggcgtGTCACTGGAAACACAAACGTTATTTCAGAGACAAAAGCTTTTTCATGTCTGTTTGAAACAAGATGCAGCACACAGACTCAGTACTCACTCAGCGTGACGCAGAAGGCTGTGACCTCCATGTTGACTTGCTGCTGACTGCATTACAGTTCACCTACAGCTCAACATGGCTGagcacttcctcttcctgtgcaGCTCATTTCTGGTGACTGAGTCTTTGTGTGAGACAGAGCTGAGCTCACCTTCTGTTGGTGTTTGTTTGAAACAGCCAGTGTGTCTCAGATCACCTCCTTCATCCTGTAAGTGCACTAAGGGCCGGATCTACTAAAGGTTTGCGTGTATAAAAACATgtgcaaattcattgcagtgaTGTGCTAACAGTGTGCAGTAAGGGTTGCGTCTTTCAAAGGTGCAGAATAGTGCGTCTGCATCCAGTTAGTACGTTTGCTGCAATGAATATGCAATATGGGGCGTTTACACACAACTGTGCGTGTGCTGGGAGGAGaacatgtaaatatattaatttagcaCACGCAGCGTGATTTATCAAACCTGGAAGCAGTTTTGCAAACAGAAACTGCGTCTATATTTAACACGTGTCAAAGGCAGCTGCAAACGGTTTGTATGTGTAATTGCACACACATGGCTGCGGTTATTGTTGCAAGAAGGAGACATGGAAACAATGAAAGAAGACGCAGAGAACACATTTTACACCCTCGTGTGCTGGAGCAGAATGCCATGCCGGAGGAGGACACCAACCTTGCCCGCCGTGcgcacctctcctccctctgtggTCCCTGGCTGATGGTCAGAGGCATCTCATCGACTGTGCCTCCACCTGGTTTATCTGCAGACGTTTTATTATACGCCAGTTTTTCTTGTGTTCTTCTTCTGATGCCTTGATATCTTCTTTTCACTTCATCCACCGTTCGCATCGTTTTACTTTTTCACAGATTTCTTCCCATGTAGTGTTCCTCTGTGAGACACTCAGCTTtctttgctgttgattggcctcgtctaccaacacctctaacTCCATAGGGTCGAATTTCACTTTGTGCTTTCTCTCCAAACTCGCCATgctgcaaaccataaaacacgcaaaaccctcatttaaataTGGTGTCTCCAACACGTCTGCACCTCTTGACATTTAAGCAGTCACTCTTAGTAAATCACCTGCAAACCGCAGTTCAGCCTCACACgcaaaattctagattgcgcAGGCAAATCAGTACACTTAGTAGATCCGGCCctcagtgtgttcacactgcacaGTACAGGAACATGCAGTGTACTACTGACACACTCAAAACGGTCCAAAAGTTGAGTCTGGAATGACGGACACTTCTCAGCCTCAACAGTCGCCATCTTTGTGACGTAGCAAACAACAAGGAGCCTGTTAGCTCGACATGTTTTTGCACCAAGTACCAAAACTGTTGTTGAATAGAAGTCGTCAGTGATGTTTGTGGGTCTGTGATGATTCAGTGCCACCAGCCATAATGTGAGTGGTCCTCGTTATAGCTGCACATTTCAATCAGCACTGACACTGTGGTGCaagtttggtttatgtgtgggCGGAGGTAGAGGTCAAATATTGGTGATAATGATCCACCGTCTGTTTGTGATCCATCGtttgaaaagaagaagaagaagaagaagaagaagaagaggtgaaGGTGAGTGCAAGAAGGCAGTGCATGATCTGAGACAACACCACCCTGCTGAAATGAGTGCACCACACAAGCAGTACACAGTGTTCATAGTGCTTCCATGTGAAAGCTGACATCTTGTCTCTGTTAGCATGTTGCTGTGTGGATGATTTCAGCATTTAACtcaaaaaccaaaacacaatctGACCTGGAGCCTTCCATGCAGCtgaagacgcagcatgtgtgcCGCCTCTACGtttctgcagctcagcagtgaGCTCAGgttttcacacagtcacatcacaGATGATAGTAACAGAGCTCATGATGTGATGCAACCCCTGTCCTAACTGTGCACTGTGATGACATGAATggcttaatacatccatgggaGGCTTCAGGTGAGTGTGTCAGCATCTGTTAGACCCTGCAGCTGTGAACTCAGCGTGTCTGCTTCGAGTCAAACGGACGTACTGTAAAATAATCTTTGCAGTAAACCACAGCGAGCAGCGTCTTCAGACGTGAGAACAGGCAGAGCAGAGAACCATGTGGTTTAACCAAGAACTGTAACTATCTGCTGCCTCTTAAAAATACACCCTGAGGATGTGAGTCAGCTGAAGCCCATGTCCACGtttccaaggtaccctgggtgtgttggttgttgacgtgcTGGGACgccgccgtgtcaacttcagcctgttacatgcattgtctgttttcagaatacacttctgttttctggTTGGTtgaggacaaaagaacagggcttggctttacagtctttcAGGAAGTGAAcgccggcctcctgggtgaaggtcggtggttgttggatcaGGAATTGCACAAAGTGTCGTCCAGTTTATGAACATTTATTTGGTGTATTTTGTACAATGCTTCATGAAAACAGAGGTAATTTGGAACATGATGAAACATTCAAGTGAGATATTGTAGAAACAATCAGTGAAGAGCTTCTGCTGCGACTGTGGCTCCTCTGCTCCATGTTTCAGGTGGATCAGCTGTCTGACCTGGACGACACACAGGCTGGAAAGTGATgtcagtacagtacagtgtaaaaaacaacaatgaaatcCCTTGAAATGAAATGTATAACTCTGTCTGATGTCACTGGTGTTTGTGGTGTTTAACTTGACTCGGTTCAACCAGACGTCCTGCAGATAAAGAATCAACCGCAGTATCTTCATCGTCCCCGGTCCTGTTTGGGACGATCTCCCGTCTGCTGCATGGAGGACAGTCGGACATGCTTCTCATAGAGGCCTCATGTCCATCAAAGTGTTTCCCAGCTGAAACCACCAGGGTTTCATAACAGAGAGAAATGTAGTGACCCTTTCAATGGCTCATTAGGAGAAGTGACATGCTGATAGGACAGgacacggtgtgtgtgtgtgtgtgtgtgtgtgtctcacctgcaGGAACAAGAAGGGACTGACATGAAGACGTCAGGGTACCTGCCAGAAATGACAGAACACAAACGTGATGTGACTCAACAAGGTCGTGGTGTGAAAGGAAACAGCTGTCTGAACCCTGCTGACAACATGTTGTTGCTCTGACCTGCGTACCTGCCGTTTCCTCAGCTGAAGCAGTCCCAACACCAGCCCCAGTAACACCAGTGAAGCCACACCTACAGTCTGCAGAGCCGTGCTTAGAGAGCAGCAGCCGTCATTTAAGGGTGCGTCTTTGTGGAACGCTGCAGGGACGATATAACACATGCTGTAACAACTCTATACACGTCATACTGCTGATGCAATTTGCACGTCTTTCTCTAACAAATTCACTGCAggaccatttcactcacactgacatgtttacagggGTTTATATAGACCTGTTGTCTCTGTCGTCATGGAAACAGACTGAGTGTTAATGTCTCACCTGTGACAGTCAGCCAGCTCTCTGCTGACTCTTCAGTTTGAGACACGTTGCACTTGTAGAGTCCTTCGTTAGATTTAAAAACACTGTGGAGCGTCAGGTTTCCTGTAGTGTTTCTCCTGATGAGGCGGCCATCTTTATAGAAATCAGCTGTGAGGTTGGAGGTCATCTCCTTTCGACAGCACAGAGTCACAGCGTCTCCACCATCACAGGGAGGGCAGGGCTCTCCAGGATCACAGGACCAGCTGAGTTGGAAAcaaacatcatcacaatgtcGTGCACTGTCAGAATGTCACTATAAGACCCGAAACACACCAGTGATGGTGATGTTGACGGCGTTGCTTCTCTTCTCTCCAGCCTCACACCAGTACGCTCCACTGTCTGATGAATAGGCAGGTGTGATGGTGCAGGGTCCGGTCGACATCTCGAAGTGAGAAGCACATATTGTGACGCCTGCCTTGATCTTCCTCACCACTCTCCATCCATGCAGTCCATGCAGCCCCTCACAGGTGAGAGCAACGGACTTGGACTCgtagtgctgctgtgtgtttggaTCAACACGAGGAAACACTGCGTCCATGGCAGAGACACAAAGGACGAGACGCACTCAATGAAAAAGATCTTTGAACATGAAAAACACGTTCAAGTCCAATCAAAGGATTTTAGAACAATGTTAGAACACTGCATGTTGAGACACTGCTGCCACAGAACAGGAAGACATGCCACAGCTGCTGCTTCCCAGCCcgtttgccaacacacacacaccggactAACGAGCGGCCGGTGGCGTCAAAAGTAGCCATGACTTCCCCAGGATAGTAATAGGAATGGTTGCTCTGTTGTTCAGGGTGGTTGCCTGGTTGTTCCTATTTGTGAGGGCGCTTTGGATGGCAGAGTGCCGCACGGTTGCCATGGCTTAGTATGTGATCGTGGTAATACTGTAACACTGTTCTGACAGGTCATGTTGTCTGACAACCTGTTGTCCTGGAAACAAGTGTGCATCACTCAGACAGAAGCATGTGACTATGATCATGCAACATGGCGTCATCAGACCTAGGTCAGGTTTCAGCAACACGTTCCCATCTCAAGTCACACATTGACACTTTCTTGCCGCCctcatgtctacatattatgcACAGGTGTCCTTCTGCACCTGCTACCGACATCCCGCACATTCTGGTGCTACAAATGCCGCACTGCCaccaaaaacacgtggttaggtttctGCATTCACATGGAAACAGCCACCAGGCTgcagggtgaaagtccagggtttgttggacacGTCCACCCCCCATCAGAGTCAGCTGATCAGAGGCAGAGGAAGGTCATGACCTCCATGACTTGGAGGTGAGTAGGATGACCGTCCTGCTGTTTGGATGATCATATCTTTACAACATGTGTCACTGAGGTTTCTCTCTCTGGATGAATCTCTAAGGAAAGAGTCAGTACTCACCTTCTTTCTGGGAGGAGCAAAGGTGAATCTGAGCAACAGTCAGCAGAGACACATTTATCACTAGAGACAGAAGGAGTGAGTCGACttacagcagcaaacacatgaTTTGTGTATTTAGGTTCACGTCAGACCGTACTCCATGTTATCACATACTGTAACATGTGAACAGCAGCTTCATGTCTCAAGCCTGTCTCATGTCCAGGAAGTAAAAACACATTGGTTTGAGTCACAGGAGAGTAAACACCACATGCTTTAACTTTTCATATTCAACCAAACTGCTGTTTGTTCCTTAACTTTATAAAATGCTTTAATTTACCTTAACAAGCACAAATAcatgaaacagagacagagacagaaacagagacagagacgtgggacagagacagaggacagctCATGCAGCTGAGAGCGTGCTGACAGATAGATGAGTCCAGTGCAGAGAAACAAGGGAGGAACTGCGTCTCTTCACTTTGTCTCATGTTGTGAATTTCACAGCGTACAGAACGAGCTGTGTTGATCACAGAGCATTTACAGACGGTCAGTACTCACACAGTGTGATGCAGAGTGCTGTGACCTCCATCTTGTCTTCCTGCTGACTGATGGTGTGATTTACAGCTGGGACGTGATGTAGATGAggactctctgtctctgcagcttGTTTCTGGAGACAGAGGCAACAGCTGCTTTGTGGTCTCTGTGAGAGAGTCTGAGGAGTGACAGTCAAACAGTTTGAAGCTCTCTGATTCGTTAAGAGATCAGGAAGTGGTGGTGGGGGGTATTTCTTTGCCTTCACTCTTCTTCacctttttatattttatttccataCTGCTGAGCCTCAGACAGAGGTGAAGGTTTGATTTGAGCTTTGGTAGGGACCACACGAACTTCAGTCTTAGTTGCTGTGTAATCAAAATCCTTGCTGTTGCCGATCGATTGTgttttgactctgagctgcggacagcctgtcagtgacagacACGCTGGTTGAGTATTGACGCCAAGCGAGGGAGGAAAAGTAGGCTGTTGATTGGACAGCTTGCTGAACGCAGCCGTCAACCAGGCCAGATAAGGTTTCGCAAGTTGTGAATGGTAATTCTAAAACGAAGTAGGCTACAGTTTTCACTCAGCATTATTTTTGTATTCGTGTTTCCGTGGCTTTGGTGTGGACTCGTCCTTAGCGTCCATGCCTAAAACTACACCTATGACCtcagagatagggggaggagtcagacatctggagggagctcggagtagagccgctgctccttcatgttgaggtggttcaacatctgatcaggatcctcctggtcagctggtaggaggccccggggcagacccagaacacactggagggattatagatctcatctggtctggagCCGTTtggtggccgttttggtaagcaACCAGAACCAgggcgagagagacaggatccggaattcgatggatgcgcctttccgtcaaaataaaagcaccaagctaataaaaatgcggtgaaactttttaatttaaagaatataatttacaagaaaagccccaagccattaagtttacctttttcttttattgtatttaattgtattaCAAGTTATTATTTcagttgtgtgttttatttaagaGGCACTTGATCCTAGTTTTGTTCATTATACCTGTagtttgtaaatgcattttttcgaTAAAGTTTGGGGCGGTGGGGgcggaagagagaggaaaagtgcGTGATGCTCACCATGTAGCATGCTCTATCAACCAAGTTTCTTAAAGAACCTCTTCTAAAGCAGACTGTTGTACGTCCatgtttaaatgattaaaatgcaTCTATCGTGGCGACAGTCTtcactcttctttcttttcccaTTCAACTTTCCAACGTGGAGAAACAGGAGATGGAAATCAATGGTGCGCCAGAAtgtaaagttttactttggtgaatttggtgaattctggatccgctctctagaccggaaccagaatccagacaaaattcagagtgaatggaaaccaggctcttcgccgtacgtgaagagcctggtgacgcgagggtAGATGTCAtgtggtctgggaacacctcagggtcctccaggaggagaaggagggaggccTGTAGTACTTTGCTCATCCTGCTGCCTCTGAGACCTGCCCTCGGATGACAGGATGAAAATGGATTGATTTTCATAATGtacatatttaaatgtaaacaaTGACTCAACATTTTCTCTCGTCACCTGAGAGGCCTTCACAGCCTGTTGCTCAGATACCTGAGCCTGACATAAGGCAGGTGTATCCATGAGACAAAAGACGACGTTTACAGAAGGAAACCATCGATTTAAACCAACAGCTTTTTCATCCACAACAGTTTATCCTTCACAACGTAAATGATTCACTTCATAtgaacctcacacacacacacacacacacacacacacacacacactctcctctgCTGAGCACCCAGCAGTCATTACAGCCTGAATATCCAGATTTTCAGGTGCAGATGTGTCACACAGTGTTTCAGTGCTCAGTTTTCTCTGTGTAATATGAAGGACAACAACATCCTCCACCGTCAATATCCAGATCTTTGTCTCGCAGCACACAGGAAGATAAAGTCAAAGATAGATTTCTGACAGATCTGGAGGAggtacagagacacagaggagagaaaggCTGAAGACAAAGTGTGGTGGACGTGTTCGGACTCATTGGCTAAAGCTTCTGTCAGAAGTCAAACACAGAGATGTGGTgaaagctgcagcagctccatAAGCAGCGTCTGAGACGTGTGAACACACAGAACAATGTGGTTTAACTGTGTCactgccttttaataaaataaactcTGAGCTGAGTGAGTCGAAGCTCTCTGACGACGTCACCTCGTCTctttaaaatgctgctttatTGAAAACCAACAATGAGACGTTTTCAGATTGTATCTTCTCTTCAGTGATGAAGCTTCATGATGTTCAGACAACAGAAGAATTTCATTCTGTCTTTTGAAACTACACACCTGTTT harbors:
- the LOC117245758 gene encoding uncharacterized protein LOC117245758 gives rise to the protein MEVTAFCVTLMTRLLLLLLLLLLLQPAQVKDNCSHSADASVLRIVPSRLQVFEYESVFVNCEGFPHDSTQWRVMRRIKDIKTFCNTNWETKGPCTITTAFSTDSGEYWCEAGGKESSTVSIVVSAGSVILQSPVSPVTEGDDVSLCCRNKMASNFTADFYKDGRLIRSSSTGNMTISSVSKSDEGLYRCHISGAGESPQSRLAVTAYQEETRPPVSYSPRVSSLLWMTVTLLLVAMLLLLLMLRLLYMKLRVQADAPHSPPSPPSPPSTPSPHSPPSTPSSPCPPSPPSTPSPPSPPSPPSPPSPHSPHSPPSPPSPPFPPQCSLLYEQCLQRPEQLINVSQYILSSQTMERQKIRANPRLHLFTTL